GGGGGCTTCGCTCCCTTCGTAGACAAATCCGCATTCGCGGCATTTCCACAGCACCTTGCCGTCCTTTTTGAAAACCTTCTGGTTCTTCACGTTCGCGAGCAGCTTGCGGTAGCGGGCTTCATGCCTCTTTTCCACCGTGGCCTGGATCTCCACCACCTCGCCGTTCATGACTGCGACCAGGTGCTTGTAGAACAGCTTGGCGTGGCTGCGCTCGTTCTCGGCCGTTTCCAGGAAAATCTCCTCTATCTGCTTGAATCCTTCCTTGCCGGCCGTCTTGGCGTAATAGGTGTAGCGGTTGCGCGCCTGCGACTCGCCGGCAAAAGCCTTCATCAGGTTTTCGGCTGTTTTCGTCCCTTTCAGATTTTTCATTTTTACCTCCAGTCGCATTTTAGCCGATTTTCGTTTCAAGTCAAGATTAAAGGCAGGGTCTTGCTTTGATTGGCTTACCGGTC
The DNA window shown above is from Candidatus Aminicenantes bacterium and carries:
- a CDS encoding rubrerythrin family protein, encoding MKNLKGTKTAENLMKAFAGESQARNRYTYYAKTAGKEGFKQIEEIFLETAENERSHAKLFYKHLVAVMNGEVVEIQATVEKRHEARYRKLLANVKNQKVFKKDGKVLWKCRECGFVYEGSEAPEKCPVCDHPRDYFEVFVENY